The genomic stretch CCTGCTTTTTTTGCCCGCTCGGGAAAATACTTCATTTTGCAAAGCATCAGTCTGCTTAAAATTCCGGCGTAATACATTTAATTTGTGATTCATGTCACAAATTAAATGTATGCGTGATTCTTGTTGTTACATCATAGTGACGGTCGTCACGAAATGACGTCACAATGTTCAGTACAGTTGCCGGGTGTTCCTCCTGCCAATAAATGACCCTACATACAGAGGAGTTTGTTATGTCTCAGCCTGAAGTTTTCCACCTTGGCCTGGCCAAAAAAGATTTAAACGGTGCCACGCTGGCGATTGTTCCCGGCGACCCGGAGCGCGTGGAGAAAATTGCCAAACTGATGGAGAACCCGGTGCGTCTGGCTTCTCATCGCGAATTTACCTCATGGCGTGCTGAGCTTGACGGCAAATCTGTGATCGTTTGTTCAACCGGTATCGGCGGCCCGTCTACGTCCATCGCGGTGGAAGAGCTGGCACAGCTGGGCATCCGGACTTTCCTGCGCGTGGGTACGACCGGCGCTATTCAGCCGCACATCAATGTGGGCGATGTACTGGTCACGACGGCCGCTGTTCGCCTTGATGGCGCGAGCCTGCACTTTGCCCCGATGGAATTCCCGGCTGTCGCCGATTTCACCTGTACCACGGCGCTGGTCGCGGCGGCAGAATCTGTTGGCGCTGCCACGCACATCGGCGTAACGGCTTCTTCTGACACCTTCTATCCGGGCCAGGAACGTTACGACACCTTCTCCGGACGCGTTGTTCGTCGCTTCAAAGAATCGATGAAAGAATGGCAGGAAATGGGCGTGATGAACTATGAAATGGAATCCGCCACACTGCTGACCATGTGTGCCAGCCAGGGCCTGCGTGCAGGCATGGTTGCCGGTGTTATCGTAAACCGCACGCAGCAGGAAATTCCTGACGCGGAAACGATGAAAAAGACCGAAAGCCACGCGGTGAAAATCGTTGTAGAAGCCGCCCGTCGCCTGATCTAAAAAATACTAAAACAAACACATCACCTCTGTGGGCTGCCTTTGGCGGCCCATTTTTTTGCCCCGATAATCAGATCTGTTAAGGTCGTGTTAGTAAAGTGTCTGGAATAATTTATCAATCCGGCTATTTAACTGCTGATAAAAAACTGCTGATAAAAAGCCGCTGACAAAAGGAACTGCTTTTGACTGTTCACGACCTCCTGGATTACACAACGACCTTTATTCGCGCACATCAGGTGTGGGCTGCGCCGATTGTGTTCTTCCTCGCTTTTGGCGAATCTCTGGCGTTCTTATCGCTGCTGCTTCCGGCCACTTTTATTCTGTTAGGGCTGGGTGCGCTGATAGGTGAAACCGGTATTCCGTTCTGGCCGATATGGGCGGCAGCGGCGGCCGGTGCATTCTTCGGCGACTGGCTCTCTTACTGGGTCGGAGCGCATTTTCAGGATCGCGTCGGGAATTTCTGGCCGTTCTCCCGCCATCCGCAGATGCTGGTCCGCGGACATGCATTCTTCGAAAAATGGGGCATGCCGGGCGCATTTATCGGGCGTTTCTTTGGCCCTCTTCGCGCCGTAGTGCCGCTGGTGGCGGGGATCTGTGGCATGCCGCAGAAGTATTTCCAGATTGCCAACGTGACCTCCGCACTGATCTGGGCATTCGGGATTCTCGCGCCGGGCGCTTTTGGTATCCAATGGCTGAGCCGCTGGTTCTGAATCCTGCGCTGCATCGCTGACGTCTTCAAGAGGGGCGGGCGGGAGAAATTCCTTTTTGGAAGACGTCTCGCAAAGGCGTCATGCCCCTGAAAATAGACTGGACATCCATACAGCCTGCTATTACCGTGACCGCAAGTGATTTTAAGAAGGAATACGCGTGGATATCAGCATTTTGTACGCCCTGGGCGCAGGGATAATCGGCCTGTTAGTCGGCTGGATGGTCGCCAGTTTGCGGCAACAGCAACAACAGGCAGAGTACGAAACACAGCGCCGGTTGCTGGAGCTTTCGCTGGAACAAGTGAAGGCGGAAAATGACGCGCATAAGAATGAGCGGCAAACCGCTCAGCAGCAAATACGTGAAGCAGAACTTGAGCTGCGTAAGTTGCACAGCGCGGCGGCTGCCAGTCAGGAAAAATTACAGTTGTTGGCTCACTGGCAAAATGAATGCGAGCAACTGAATCAGGAATTACGCGCACAGCGTGAAATCAACAGTGCTCAGGAAGCTGAGCTGCGCGAGGTTTCTACGCGGCTGGACGAAACGCGCATGGCGGCTGAAGACAAACAGCGTCTTCTTATCAACAGCGAACAGCGCCTGAGCAGCCAGTTTGAAAATCTGGCTAACCGTATTTTCGAACAAAATGGTCGCCGGGCCGACGAACAGAACAAGCAAAGCCTCGACAAACTGTTGCTGCCGCTGCGCGAACAGCTTGATGGTTTCCGCCGTCAGGTGCAGGACAGTTTTGGTCAGGAAGCCCGTGAACGTCACACGCTGGCGCACGAAATCCGTAACCTGCAACAGCTGAACGTTGAGATGGCGCGCGAAGCGGTGAACCTTACCAAAGCGCTGAAAGGCGATAATAAAACGCAGGGGAACTGGGGCGAAGTGGTGCTCAGCCGCGTGCTGGAGGCGTCCGGCCTGCGGGAAGGTTACGAATATCAGACGCAGGTCAGCGTGCAGGTCGATACGAACAGCCGTATGCAGCCTGACGTTGTCGTGCGCCTGCCGCAGAACAAAGACGTGGTGATTGACGCCAAAATGACGCTGGTGGCCTACGAGCGTTACTTCAACAGTGAGGATGACAGTGAACGTGAAGCGGCACTGAATGAGCATATTGCGTCTGTTCGCGGGCATATCCGCCTGCTGGGCCGCAAAGATTATCAGCAGCTTCCGGGCTTACGCAGCCTCGACTATGTTTTGATGTTTATCCCCGTTGAGCCTGCTTTCTTACTGGCTATCGACCGGGAGCCAGAATTGATCAGCGAAGCACTGCGTCACAATATTATGCTTGTCAGCCCGACCACGCTGCTGGTGGCTTTGCGTACAATCAGTAATTTATGGCGCTATGAGCATCAGAGCCAGAATGCCAAACGTATTGCCGATCGCGCCGCCCGTTTGTATGACAAGCTGCGGTTGTTTGTGGATGACATGGAGTCGATGGGGCAAAGCCTCGACAAAGCGCAGGGAAGTTATCGCTCAGCGATGAATAAACTCACGCAAGGCCGTGGTAATCTTATCGGGCAGGTTGAAAGTTTCCGTGCTCTGGGGGTCGAAGTTAAACGGCCAATCAGCCCGTCTCTGGCGGAGATAGCGAAAGCGGAAAATGAACCGGAAGATACCGCATCTCTGCCCGATACCTCTGATGCGGAAGAAGAACAGGCGCTGAACCCGCGTGAATAATCAAAGCTGACAAAGGTTTCCACTGGGTCGTACTGATTCAATCAGTGAATCTTTGCAATATGTTGAATCACCATCGGTGATGGGGCTTTCTAACGGGTTCTGGTACACTTCTCCCCAAGAGTTTGACTGAAAAAGCAGGCATAAATAATGGAAAAGCAGACGCAGGAAACCACCCATTTCGGTTTTCGTACAGTAGCCAAAGATGAGAAACAGGAAATGGTGGCGGAAGTCTTCCATTCCGTTGCGGCAAAATATGATTTGATGAATGACCTGATGTCTTTCGGTATTCATCGCATCTGGAAACGTTTCACCATTGATTGCAGCGGTGTGCGTCAGGGCCAACGTGTGCTGGATCTGGCCGGTGGCACCGGCGATCTGACCGCAAAATTCTCGCGTCTGGTGGGCGAAAAAGGCGAAGTCGTGCTGGCGGATATTAACGATTCCATGCTGAAGATGGGCCGCGAAAAGCTGCGCAATCTCGGCATCGTGGGTAACGTTAGCTACGTTCAGGCCAACGCTGAAGCTCTGCCTTTCCCTGATAATTATTTCGACTGCATCACAATTTCTTTCGGTCTGCGTAACGTGACTGAAAAAGAGAAAGCGCTGCGTTCGATGTTCCGCGTACTCAAGCCGGGTGGCCGTCTGCTGGTTCTGGAATTCTCCAAACCGGTTCTGAAACCACTCAGCAAAGCTTATGACACGTATTCTTTCCATATTTTGCCACGCATTGGCGAGCTGGTTGCGCAAGACGCTGAAAGCTATCGTTATCTGGCCGAATCTATCCGTATGCACCCTGATCAGGAAACCCTGAAAGGCATGATGGCGGACGCAGGTTTTGAAAATGTGACGTATCACAATCTGACCGGTGGCATTGTCGCTTTGCATCGGGGTTTCAAATTCTGATATGAGCATGCCGATGTTGTTGACACCGTTACTGACTGCCGCCATTGAGACGCCGCTAAATTACCTGCTTTTCCGCGATCGCAGCATGAAGTCGGCGCGGACGCGTCTGGCAGGTAAAGTTTTACGTGTCGAATTGCAGGAACTGAGTGCTCCGCTGACGTTTGTATTCAGCGAGCAAAAAATCGACGTTCTTGGTCAGTGGGACGGTGCGGCAGATTGCACCGTGATCACCCGGCTTTCCGTGCTGCATAAGCTGCGCGATCGTCAGCAATTATCACCGCTCATGCGCAGCGGTGAACTGGTGGTCGAGGGCGATATTTCGGTTGTCCAGCAATGGACCGCCCTGCTGGATATGGCCGAATGGGATCCCGCTGAATTCCTGGCTCCTTACGTGGGTGATATTGCGGCTCAGGGGCTGACTCAGGCCGTTCAGGGAAGTTTGCGTTTTCTGCAAAAAGGCCTGAAACATCAGCAAAGCTATGTGGCTCAGGCGCTGACCGAAGAGTGGAAAATGGCACCGGGTCCGCTCGAAGTTGTCTGGTTTAGCGATGAAGTTTCTGCGCTGGCACGCGAGCTGGATGCGCTGGATAAACGTATCGAAAAACTGGAGGGTAAACCGTGACGCCAAGGGAAATGCGACGTTTATATCTGATTATCCGCATGTTTCTGATCTACGGCCTTGACGAACTCATCCCTAAAATCCGCTTAACGCTGCCGCTGCGCATTGGACGTTATCTTTTTTTCTGGTTGCCTAATCGTCATAAAGAAAAGCCATTGGGTGAGCGCATGCGTCTGGCGATGGAAGAACTGGGGCCAGTATGGATCAAGTTCGGCCAGATGATGTCGACGCGCCGCGACCTTTTCCCTCCTCAGATTGCCGATCAGCTTGCTTTACTTCAGGACCACGTTCCGCCGTTTGATGGCGCGAAAGCGCGTCAGCAAATTGAGGTGGCACTGGGGGGCCCGGTGGAAACCTGGTTTGATGAATTCGACCAGACGCCGCTGGCTTCAGCCTCGATTGCCCAGGTTCATACCGCCATTCTCAAAGAAAACGGTAAGCCAGTAGTCCTGAAAGTAATCCGCCCGGATATCTTGCCGACCATCGTGGCGGATATCCGTCTGATGTCGCGTCTGGCGGGCTGGTTGCCGATTCTGTTGCCTGACGGCCGTCGTTTGCGTCCCCGTGAAGTGGTGCGCGAATATGAAAAAACGTTGCTCGATGAACTGAATTTGCTGCGTGAAGCGGCGAATGCTATTCAGCTGCGCCGTAATTTCGAAGGCAGCCCGATGTTGTATGTGCCGGAGGTATACCCGGATTACTGCAGCGAGCGCCTGATGGTGATGGAGCGTATTTACGGCATCCCGGTTTCTGATATTGAAGCACTGAAGAAACAGGGCACCAATATGAAACTGCTGGCCGAACGCGGCGTGCAGGTTTTCTTCACTCAGGTTTTTCGTGACAGTTTCTTCCATGCCGATATGCATCCGGGGAATATTTTCGTCAGTTACGAAACCCCTGAAGATCCTTGCTACATAGGCATTGATTGCGGCATAGTTGGTTCGCTCAACAAGGAAGACAAGCGGTATCTGGCGGAGAATTTTATCGCTTTCTTCAACCGCGATTATCGTAAAGTGGCTGAATTACATGTCGATTCCGGCTGGGTTCCCCGCGATACCAATGTCGAAGAGTTCGAATTCGCTATCCGTACTGTCTGCGAACCGATTTTTGAGAAACCGCTGGCAGAAATTTCTTTCGGTAACGTGCTGCTGAATCTGTTTAATACGGCGCGCCGTTTTAATATGGAAGTTCAGCCTCAGCTCGTGCTGCTGCAAAAAACGCTGCTGTACGTAGAAGGTCTCGGGCGTCAGCTTTATCCTCAACTTGATTTGTGGACCACGGCGAAACCTTTCCTTGAAAGCTGGGTGCGCGATCAGGTCGGGTTACCGGCAATGATCCGGGCACTGAAAGAGCGCGCACCGTTCTGGCTTGAGAAAATGCCTGAGTTGCCGGATTTGGTTTACCAGAGCCTGAATCAGCATAAGTTGTTGCAATACAACATTGAGAAGCTTTCCTCCCAGATCCATAACCAGAGTTCCCGTCAGGGGCAGTCTCGTTATCTTCTGGGGATTGGTGCGACGCTGTTATTGAGCGGAACCCTTTTACTGTTGGGCGATGTTAAGGTTTATCCGGCTTGCCTGATGGCTGCGGGTGCGATTTCCTGGTTGATTGGATGGAAACGCGCCAGCTGAATACTTTGCTGTAAATTGAATGCCGTTTGCGAACGGCAATAAATGTCGTTCCTTCCTATTGAGGTGAAAATAATGGGTGGTATCAGTATTACTAAAATCCTGATTCTCGTTGTACTCGTGGTACTGCTGTTCGGTACTAAGAAACTGCGCGGTCTGGGTTCTGATCTGGGTGCTTCCATCAAAGGCTTTAAAAAAGCCATGAGCGATGATGAAGGCCAGAAAGCCAACAAAGAGGCTGACACTTCCGCTTCTGATGCTGATTTCATTGCTAAGTCTGTGGAAAGCAAGCCAGCAGCCAAGGCCGATGAAACCAAGAGCCAAAACAAAGAGCAGGTATAAGCCGTGTTCGATATTGGATTTAGTGAACTGCTGCTGGTATTGGTGATTGGCCTGGTAGTGCTTGGGCCGGAGCGTTTACCCGTAGCAGTAAGAACAGTAGCAGGCTGGATCCGCACACTGCGTGCCATGGCGGCTTCCGTGCAGAGCGAGCTGTCTCAGGAACTGAAACTTCAGGAATTGCAGGACACCCTGAAAAAAGCTGAAGAGTCAGGCCTGAAGAATTTAACGCCAGAAATCAAAGCGTCCATGGATGAGCTGAAAGAAGCGGCAGAGTCTATGAAGCAGTCGATCAACTCAGGACTGAATCCTGCGGAGAAAGCTGTGGAGAACGCCAAAGCGGAAGGGAATACCATCCACAATCCGGTTCTGGATGAAGCTGAAGCACACCATGATGCGGGTATTTCTCCGGCTACGGCTGAGAAAGTGGTCTCTGCGCCTGCTGCTGTACCGCAAAGCGCCGTTGATGCTGCGCTGGCTTCCAATAAGACGGCGCATGCAGCGGCTGAACATGCTGAAACGCTGGCCGCTTCAGATGAGCCTTCGGTTACCGAACCTGCTGTTGCTTCCGCGCCGGTGATGAAACCTGTTGTCGCTGAAGCCCCTGTTGCTGAACCCGCAGTGCCGGTTAAACCGGTTTCATCAACTCAAACGACAGGTGAGCGTTAAACATGGCTGTTGAAGATACACAACCCCTTATCAGCCATCTGATTGAGCTGCGTAAGCGTCTGCTGAATGCCATTTTCTGCATTCTTGTGGTGTTCCTGGCCCTTGTTTATTTTGCCAATGATATCTACCAGCTGGTCGCTTCTCCGCTCATCAAACAGATGCCGATGGGTGCGAGCATGATTGCTACGGATGTAGCATCACCGTTCTTCACGCCAATCAAGCTGACGATGATTGTTTCGGTATTCCTTTCTGCGCCGTTTATTTTGTATCAGGTCTGGGCGTTTGTTGCGCCTGCGCTGTACAAACATGAACGTCGTCTGATGATGCCGCTGCTGTTCTCAAGTTCTGCATTATTCTATCTTGGCGTGGCTTTTGCTTACTTTGTCGTCTTCCCGCTGGCGTTTGCGTTCTTCGCGAAAACGGCACCGGCTGGCGTACAGATAGCGACTGACATCAACAACTATCTCGATTTCGTGATGTCGCTGTTTATGGCATTTGGTATTTCTTTTGAAGTTCCTATCGCGATTGTGCTGCTGTGCTGGAGTGGGGTAACCACGCCTGAAGACCTGAAAAGGAAACGTCCGTATGTGCTGGTTGGGGCGTTTGTGGTTGGCATGTTGTTAACGCCGCCGGACGTTTTCTCTCAGACGCTGCTGGCCATTCCAATGTACCTGCTGTTTGAAATCGGCGTGTTCTTTGCCCGTTTCTACGTGGGTGGCCGTCGTCGAGCTGATGTCGATAACGAAGCTGATCCGGATCAGCCTGCGTAATGCATTCTTTGATGAAAAAAACCGCCCTGTTGGGCGGTTTCTGTTTTGGGACTTTCCATGTTTGAAATCGGTATTAATCTCACCAGTAATCAGTTTGATAAAGATCGCCCACAGGTCGTTGAAAGAGCCAGAGCGGCGGGTCTGAGCGGTATGTTGATCACCGGCACGTCTGCGCAGGAAAGCGTTGAAGCGCAGAAGATGGCGATGCAACATCCGGATTTCTGCTGGTCGACGGCGGGCGTGCACCCGCATCAGGCGAGTGATTGGAGTGACGACGTTGAGCGCAGCATTCGTGAGCTGGCAGCATTGCCACAGGTTGTCGCGATTGGTGAATGCGGGCTGGATTTTAACCGTAACTTTTCCCCGGCAGACAGTCAGGAAGCGGCGTTTACCGCGCAGCTGTCACTGGCGAAAGAGTTGCAGTTGCCGGTATTTCTGCACTGCCGTGATGCCGGAGAGCGATTTGCCGCGTTGATCAAACCCTGGCTGACGGATTTGCCGGGCGGCGTAGTTCACTGTTTTACCGGCACGCGCGAAGAGCTGGAGCTTTATCTGTCTCTCGGGTTGTCGATTGGTATTACCGGCTGGGTGTGCGATGAGCGTCGCGGGCTGGAACTGCGCGAAATGCTGCCGCTGATCCCCGCTGACCGGTTGATGCTGGAGACCGATGCGCCTTATCTGTTGCCGCGTGATATGGAAAATAAACCGAAGAATCGCCGAAATGAACCGGCTTTCTTGCCGCATATTGTGCATCAGGTAGCAATGTGGCGGGGTGAAGATCCACAATGGCTGGCAGATATTACTGATGAGAATGCGCGTAAGCTTTTTTCGCTGCCAGACATTGAACTCAATGCGCTGAAATAAAAAAGCACCGGCAAACGGTGCTTTTTTATCGGGACGGCAAATATTGCAAATCAGATTTTCTGGAAATGTGTGTTTTCGATGCTCTGACGGACCGGCTGGTTAATCAGATTCAGCATCAGCAGGGAACGCGCTTCGCCATCAGGTTCGGTATAAATGGCTTCGATACCGGTGAAAATCCCGTCGGTAATCAGCACCGGGTCGCCTTCATAAGGTGTTTCGGGGTCGCGGTATTCAACCGAAGGCGGTTCCATCAGTTGTTTGATAACGTCCGGCTGAACCGTCGCCAGTTTTGCACCGAAGCGGATGAAGTGACTGACGCCACGCGTCGCATTGATCGTCGTGGTATGGATCCGCTCAGGGTCGAACTCGATGAACATGTAATTCGGGAACATAGGCTCGCTGACGGCCGTACGGCGGCCGCGCACCATTTTTTCCAGTGTGATCATCGGTGTCAGGCAGTTAACTTCCTGGCGTTCCAGGTGTTCTTTCGCGCGAAGCAACTGACCACGTTTGCAATAGAGTAAGTACCAGGATTCCATAGTTTCCCACATTAAATCGTTGAGCGGGGCAGCATACCAAAAGCCACTCATGAGATACAGACAGTGCAAGTCTGTGCAGACGTTTGCTGATTGTCGGCCCGTTATCTTTTATTATCGAAGAAAAGCGCGGTGTTATCCCCTCTCTTCGTCCTAATTTTATCAGGAGATGTCCCATGGAGTTGTTCTTGCTGAGTAACGGTAAACTCTCAGGTGAATCCGAGTTACTGGGGTATGCAAAAGAGCGTATCCAGGCCATGTTGCAGGCAAAAAACATTCGTTCTGCTGTTTTGATCCCTTACGCACTGATCCGCAGTGATTATGATGCCCGTGCGAAAGAGCTTTCGGATGCTTTGGGCATTAAAGTGGACAGCATTCATCACGCCGAAAACCCTGCCCAAGCCATTGCCGGTGCGGAATGTATTTTGATCAGCAGCGGCAATACCTGGATGCTCAATCAACTGCTGCATGAAAATGGCCTGATTGTGCCGGTTCAGCGTGCGGTGCGTGAACGCAATGTGCCTTACATTGGCTGGAGCGCGGGTTGCAACGTTGCTACGCCAAGTATTCGTACCACCAATGATATGCCGGTTCGCAACTCTGTGGTTCTGCCTTCTCTTGGCCTCTTCCCGGTACAGATTAACCCGCATTATATCGACGCGCACTTAAGCGGACACATGGGTGAAACCCGTGATGAGCGCATTGCAGAATTCTGTGCGGTTAACCCGTCTGAGTCGGTGCTGGCATTACGCGAAGGCAGTCTGTTGCAAGTTTCCGGCAATAATCTGAGCTATTTCAGCGCGAAAGGGCAGGGTTTTAAGGTGTTCCGCCACGGGCAGGAAACGCAGGAATATCAGGACACACAGGCGATACAGTCGCTGGTGCCTTTTAACTGTCTGTAAGGCTGCTGCTCAGTCATTTGCGCATCGCCAGATCCACAGCGTTTGAGTCTGGCGGTTACACCGCTTTTTCGTTATCAGTGTTTACCTGCTGATAACAAAAAAGCAGCAACAACACCGGAGAGGCTCTATAATGCCCTCCTTCAACCCGGCGACTCAGAATCAGCATGAAATACCGTGATTTACGTGACTTCCTCTCGTTACTCGAAAAGAGAGGCCAACTGAAACGCATCAGCCAGTCTGTTGACCCTTATCTGGAAATGACCGAAATTGCCGATCGTACTTTGCGTGCGGGCGGCCCGGCGTTGCTGTTTGAAAATCCTAAAGGTTATGACATGCCCGTGCTGTGCAATTTGTTCGGCACGCCGCAGCGTGTCGCCATGGGCATGGGGAAAGAAGACGTCAGCGCGTTGCGTGAAGTCGGTGAATTGCTGGCGTTTCTGAAAGAGCCTGAGCCTCCGCGTGGTCTCCGCGATTTATACGACAAGGCACCGAAGTTTAAGCAGGTGCTGAACATGCAGAGCAAAGTCGTGCATTCCGCACCTTGCCAGCAGCAGATTTGGGAAGGTGACGCGGTTGATATCACCAAAATCCCCGTGATGCAGTGCTGGCCGGAAGATGCGGCGCCGCTCATCACCTGGGGCCTGACCGTGACCCGTGGCCCGAGCAAGCCGCGTCAGAACCTCGGCATTTATCGCCAGCAGGTTTTGGGCAAAAACAAAGTGATCATGCGCTGGTTATCGCATCGCGGTGGCGCGCTGGATTACCAGGAATGGTGCCAGCAGAATCCGGGGAAACGCTTCCCGGTCGCTGTCGCGCTCGGCGCAGATCCGGCAACTATTCTTGGCGCGGTAACGCCGGTGCCGGATACGCTGTCTGAATATGCTTTCGCAGGCTTACTGCGCGGCAATAAAACCGAAGTCGTGAAGTGTATTTCCAACGATCTGGAAGTGCCCGCCAGCGCTGAAATCGTGCTGGAAGGGTATATCGAACCCGGTGAAATGGCGCCCGAAGGCCCTTATGGCGATCATACCGGCTACTATAATGAAGTAGACAGTTTCCCGGTTTTCACGATTACACACATGACGCAGCGTAAAGATCCTATTTATCATTCGACCTACACAGGCCGTCCGCCGGATGAACCTGCGGTGCTGGGCGTGGCGCTCAATGAAGTGTTTGTGCCAATTTTGAAGAAACAATTCCCGGAAATTGTTGATTTTTATCTGCCGCCGGAGGGTTGCTCCTACCGTCTGGCAGTCGTTACCATGAAGAAGCAGTACGCCGGTCACGCGAAACGCGTCATGATGGGCGTCTGGTCTTTCCTGCGTCAGTTCATGTACACCAAGTTTGTGATTGTGTGTGATGACGACGTGAATGCCCGTGACTGGAATGACGTGATTTGGGCGATCACCACCCGGATGGATCCCGCGCGCGATACGGTGCTGGTGGAAAATACGCCGATAGATTATCTGGATTTTGCCTCTCCGGTTTCGGGCCTTGGCTCGAAAATGGGGATGGATGCGACCAATAAATGGCCGGGAGAAACGCAGCGTGAATGGGGACGCCCGATTGTGAAAGATCCGGACGTGACCGCGCGAATCGACGCCATCTGGGATGAACTCGCTATTCTAAATGATAAAGACGATGCGAAAAAATAATCGAATCTTTGTCCTACGCTTTGCTTTGATGACCCACAGAGGGAACGCATGACAATATTGAGCTGTAAAGTGACCTCGGTCGAGGCGATAACGGATACGGTGTACCGTGTCCGGCTGGTTCCGGAAGCGCCTTTTTCGTTTCGCGCGGGTCAGTATCTGATGGTCGTGATGGACGAGCGCGACAAGCGTCCGTTCTCGCTGGCCTCGACGCCGGCTGAGCACAACGTCATTGAGCTGCACATCGGCGCGTCTGAGCTGAATCTGTACGCGATGGCGGTGATGGATCGCATTCTGAAAGAACAGGCAATTACCGTGGATATCCCGCACGGCGACGCCTGGTTACGTGAAGAAGGCGAACGTCCGCTGGTGCTTATTGCAGGCGGAACCGGGTTCTCGTATGTCCGTTCCATTCTGATTACGGCGCTTGAGCAGCAGCCTCACCGGGATATCTCGATTTACTGGGGTGGCCGTGAGCTGAAGCACTTGTATGATTTGGGCGAGCTTGAAGCCATGAGCATCAACCACCCGAATCTGAAAGTGATCCCGGTTGTCGAACAGCCGGAAGAGGGCTGGCAGGGCAGAAGCGGGACAGTGCTGAGCGCCGTTCTGCAAGATTTATCTTCACTGGCGGAGCACGATATTTATATCGCCGGTCGTTTTGAAATGGCAAAAATTGCCCGTGAGCGTTTTGTTGCGGAACGCGGTGCGCTGGAAGACCGTTTGTTTGGTGATGCCTTCTCTTTCATCTGATCTGAAAATTGATCGTTGAGAAAAAGCCCGCCCCTGACAGGCGGGAAAACGGCAACTAAAACGGGCAGAACAAGATTTTAAAAAGCGGACATTGCGTCCGCTTTTTCTTTTATGACAGGAAGGCGTCAGACGCGTTCGAAGACGGTGGCGATGCCCTGACCTAAACCGATACACATGGTGGCGACGCCAAACTGCACATCGCGACGTTCCATCAGGTTCAGCAACGTCGTGGAAATACGCGAACCGGAGCAGCCGAGCGGATGTCCGAGCGCGATTGCGCCGCC from Rahnella sikkimica encodes the following:
- the udp gene encoding uridine phosphorylase codes for the protein MSQPEVFHLGLAKKDLNGATLAIVPGDPERVEKIAKLMENPVRLASHREFTSWRAELDGKSVIVCSTGIGGPSTSIAVEELAQLGIRTFLRVGTTGAIQPHINVGDVLVTTAAVRLDGASLHFAPMEFPAVADFTCTTALVAAAESVGAATHIGVTASSDTFYPGQERYDTFSGRVVRRFKESMKEWQEMGVMNYEMESATLLTMCASQGLRAGMVAGVIVNRTQQEIPDAETMKKTESHAVKIVVEAARRLI
- a CDS encoding DedA family protein; this encodes MTVHDLLDYTTTFIRAHQVWAAPIVFFLAFGESLAFLSLLLPATFILLGLGALIGETGIPFWPIWAAAAAGAFFGDWLSYWVGAHFQDRVGNFWPFSRHPQMLVRGHAFFEKWGMPGAFIGRFFGPLRAVVPLVAGICGMPQKYFQIANVTSALIWAFGILAPGAFGIQWLSRWF
- the rmuC gene encoding DNA recombination protein RmuC, which produces MDISILYALGAGIIGLLVGWMVASLRQQQQQAEYETQRRLLELSLEQVKAENDAHKNERQTAQQQIREAELELRKLHSAAAASQEKLQLLAHWQNECEQLNQELRAQREINSAQEAELREVSTRLDETRMAAEDKQRLLINSEQRLSSQFENLANRIFEQNGRRADEQNKQSLDKLLLPLREQLDGFRRQVQDSFGQEARERHTLAHEIRNLQQLNVEMAREAVNLTKALKGDNKTQGNWGEVVLSRVLEASGLREGYEYQTQVSVQVDTNSRMQPDVVVRLPQNKDVVIDAKMTLVAYERYFNSEDDSEREAALNEHIASVRGHIRLLGRKDYQQLPGLRSLDYVLMFIPVEPAFLLAIDREPELISEALRHNIMLVSPTTLLVALRTISNLWRYEHQSQNAKRIADRAARLYDKLRLFVDDMESMGQSLDKAQGSYRSAMNKLTQGRGNLIGQVESFRALGVEVKRPISPSLAEIAKAENEPEDTASLPDTSDAEEEQALNPRE
- the ubiE gene encoding bifunctional demethylmenaquinone methyltransferase/2-methoxy-6-polyprenyl-1,4-benzoquinol methylase UbiE, producing MEKQTQETTHFGFRTVAKDEKQEMVAEVFHSVAAKYDLMNDLMSFGIHRIWKRFTIDCSGVRQGQRVLDLAGGTGDLTAKFSRLVGEKGEVVLADINDSMLKMGREKLRNLGIVGNVSYVQANAEALPFPDNYFDCITISFGLRNVTEKEKALRSMFRVLKPGGRLLVLEFSKPVLKPLSKAYDTYSFHILPRIGELVAQDAESYRYLAESIRMHPDQETLKGMMADAGFENVTYHNLTGGIVALHRGFKF
- the ubiJ gene encoding ubiquinone biosynthesis protein UbiJ, which codes for MLLTPLLTAAIETPLNYLLFRDRSMKSARTRLAGKVLRVELQELSAPLTFVFSEQKIDVLGQWDGAADCTVITRLSVLHKLRDRQQLSPLMRSGELVVEGDISVVQQWTALLDMAEWDPAEFLAPYVGDIAAQGLTQAVQGSLRFLQKGLKHQQSYVAQALTEEWKMAPGPLEVVWFSDEVSALARELDALDKRIEKLEGKP
- the ubiB gene encoding ubiquinone biosynthesis regulatory protein kinase UbiB — protein: MTPREMRRLYLIIRMFLIYGLDELIPKIRLTLPLRIGRYLFFWLPNRHKEKPLGERMRLAMEELGPVWIKFGQMMSTRRDLFPPQIADQLALLQDHVPPFDGAKARQQIEVALGGPVETWFDEFDQTPLASASIAQVHTAILKENGKPVVLKVIRPDILPTIVADIRLMSRLAGWLPILLPDGRRLRPREVVREYEKTLLDELNLLREAANAIQLRRNFEGSPMLYVPEVYPDYCSERLMVMERIYGIPVSDIEALKKQGTNMKLLAERGVQVFFTQVFRDSFFHADMHPGNIFVSYETPEDPCYIGIDCGIVGSLNKEDKRYLAENFIAFFNRDYRKVAELHVDSGWVPRDTNVEEFEFAIRTVCEPIFEKPLAEISFGNVLLNLFNTARRFNMEVQPQLVLLQKTLLYVEGLGRQLYPQLDLWTTAKPFLESWVRDQVGLPAMIRALKERAPFWLEKMPELPDLVYQSLNQHKLLQYNIEKLSSQIHNQSSRQGQSRYLLGIGATLLLSGTLLLLGDVKVYPACLMAAGAISWLIGWKRAS
- the tatA gene encoding Sec-independent protein translocase subunit TatA encodes the protein MGGISITKILILVVLVVLLFGTKKLRGLGSDLGASIKGFKKAMSDDEGQKANKEADTSASDADFIAKSVESKPAAKADETKSQNKEQV
- the tatB gene encoding Sec-independent protein translocase protein TatB, which encodes MFDIGFSELLLVLVIGLVVLGPERLPVAVRTVAGWIRTLRAMAASVQSELSQELKLQELQDTLKKAEESGLKNLTPEIKASMDELKEAAESMKQSINSGLNPAEKAVENAKAEGNTIHNPVLDEAEAHHDAGISPATAEKVVSAPAAVPQSAVDAALASNKTAHAAAEHAETLAASDEPSVTEPAVASAPVMKPVVAEAPVAEPAVPVKPVSSTQTTGER